The Vigna unguiculata cultivar IT97K-499-35 chromosome 1, ASM411807v1, whole genome shotgun sequence nucleotide sequence attattatcaataatttaaaacatgctataacaacaaatttaatttgtaaatctaaaACATGccataatgtttttaaaaagattttaattctttctaaaatacatttttattaaaaagagaaaaaaaccaGACCATGCAATTCAGCTCGAGCATAACCAAGTGTgaacttaatataaaaataggtcACTTTTAATAAAGGACCACGATAGTTTGACACTATCATTCTTTTATACTATACCAGGTTGGATtggagaatttttttattagatttttttttgggtAAAAAATCGTAATTCTCTcctatttctctatttttttttaatttatctctttttttataaaaagagattaacgaaagaaaattaatttttaactactaaattttgataattatttttataacatgagGTGCTATTttctaagtaattttttattttttcattttcaattttttaaaactatttaaaatatgGCACTCTTGttataagaaaaagtaaaaaaaaagtaaaaaaaatatgatctttaaacaaaaataaaatgctatattaaaacatgttttaaCCTTAATCCTACAAAAACATTCTACAAAAACATTAGACGATGAATAGACTAATTAACTATAATAGAATTACCGGGCTTCGAACAAGAATGGAGGTTTTGGCACCATGGTTGACAAGGTCCAAAGCGATTTCCATGCCGGAATTCCCAGACCCAACAACAAGAACATTCTCGTCTTTGAACTCCTTCCCTGACTTGAACCGAGTAGAATGAATCACCTTCCCAGGGAAACTACTCAACCCTTCCACCGCCGGCACAAAGGGATCGCTAGTTTCCCCGGTAGCCACCACCAGGAATCTCCCGCAGTACTTCTCCACCTCGCCGGACTCCCCATTCCGGGCCTCCACCGTCCAGCAGCGGCGGGCGCCGTCGTACTGGGCGAGCTCCACCGTCCTCCGATAGAGCGGCGCGATGGCGAAGTGGGAGACGTAGTCGTCGAGGTAGTCTAGGAAGTGGTTCTTGGGAACGTAGGGAGGGAAAGAGGGTGGAAATGGTTTGTGTGGAAGCTGGCAGAAGTGCTTCCTGAGGTGGAGGTGGAGACGGTCGTAGGAGTATTTCTTCCACAGAGAAGCGAAACAGTCTTCTCTCTCGAGGATTATGAACGGAATGGAGTGCTTCCTCAAACATGCGGCGGCGGAAAGCCCTGAGGGGCCTGCTCCGACCACTATCACTCGCTCGGCTTTCTCTTCCTGCATTCTCACTCTTTGTTTGTGATCTTAGTTACAATATTGCTTTCTGCTTTCGTCTGCTGCAACGTATTATATAGGGCCCCTTACTTCTGCACAGACATCACACGCAACAAGATCGATATTTTAATATCAGAGCGCAGGGTTACTTGTGAAAGATACTTCTCATTGAAATGCTTCGTAAGAGAATAGTATATTTGAGCAAGGAACTCACCAAGTCTAAATCTAAATTTTTGATAAccataaagataattaaatatgttattaagtTTGACGATTTTACTTAATTACAAGACaatatttgattaataaattaaaaaatttaactaataacaattatagtaatcgaaacttataaattaaaaaatattaataattaaaataatttttaaaaatataatcatcacggaataaaatagtttatattatgaattataatatttaaattaatcattaatattaactatttagattttggttattaaaaattgtttttaaattaatttttatttaaaaaattaatttctaaattgataaattaatctctaaattattattttcaattatataaataatatgttgATTCTCTATTCggtcaacttttttttttactgttgaactaaaataaaatgaaactttttatttattaaattctataattttttatttttatttaaattttactttatatttataaatttattttttaaatttttttgtgtgaaatatcttttaaatatataatatacaaaaataaattattttatttctatcttatGCAACATGATAAACATGGAtggtttgaaaatgttttaCATCTAAAGTGTGTGAGAAAAAACATGACAAGGATTTTAGGTTTTACTGTCTCTGTTCCTTTTAACGGTATGTTTATtcaccaaaagaaaaatattttaactattaaattttgataattttttttataatttaaaataatatcttttaagtgattcattaattttttatttttaatattttaaaattatttaaaaaataacatctcatattataaaaaaaatattaaaatttagtaattaaaatatgaccGTTCATTGAACAAATGTGAAGCACAGAATGCGGTTTGCCCCGTCAACCATGAATAGAAAAGGGAAAGAAACTATTTTTGAAAACCTACATTTTCTCTTAATATCATCTAAGAGAAGCATTATCCATCCGTATACGGATTTATCATTTACTGCATATGAAAgcatattatattaaaaaataaagctgCATAATTTGGGCATAATCTATTTAGCCAAGTAAACATCACTTCTTCATATTACATTAGGAAtacagttttattatttaatataattaattttcaatcatacaaatttattataatttaaattacaatattaaattattcattacaCCCATTTAACTATAGTAATTTGAAATTATCtaaaaacttaataatttatgaaaccGCTCCttgacttaattttttattgtcatgattaggtttttttttgtgttgtaaTAATTGTAAGGTTCACTTTTATTGAATACCTTAATATTAAGGACTGCCACACTGTTGGGTCTAAAGGGTTGGCCCATCGGGTGCCAAGACCCCTAAAGTAGCTAAGGTTCCTCAATTGCAAGTGATTCTAAAAAATCAGTGCCCTAACTTACTCATTTTCTCTCCACagaacctctgctagggtttggagatCTACTCAAGTTCAAGTGAGCTCAACCTCCGTCTTCCGTCCACGTAAGTTAATTCTCGAACCTAACCTTTCTAAGTTGTTTCCGTGGTTTATATCAGGACTCACTGTATGAATTCAATCTCCTTTGTCGTGTCACTGTTCCAGTTCATAGATCTGTCCTTATAGCTACTGGTTTCGCTGGCTTAAGAGTCAAAGTCCAATATTAGccattttccaggtaagggaagtcagagtttcattattttaagtCATTTTTGCATGTTTGGTCTATTTTATGTTATGAATACTTGATTCACGGTGTCTATGGTATGAAATGCATTACTGGTGTTGtttggatgatttttttttctggctTGGCACGCGTGAGAGCGGGAAGGTTCTGCTGAACTCGTCCAGACGAGCTGTTGGTCGCTCAAAATGAAACCACCCTTCTCTCTGACTCATGTTGCAGCTGAGCGAGATTGACAGGGTTAAGTGCATATGTGTATGTTTCATGTGATTGGATGAGGTGTGCTTTAAACCGTTGAAGTTATGAGGCCATATACACTCTATATGATATAATTGGGATTGGAAGTTGATGTGTTTGGTATGAGTTTGTCATGATATATGTTTGGATAGttggttatttatatatatattagcatgagattggtatgcatgaaaACTCAATGATTGATTTGGTGAAATATGGACAAGTTATGTGTAGGATGTAATCCCATGACTTTCAtggtgggagctcatggtggtgccttatcATATGGACGTAATCTCATGGACCCTCTTAGGGGAGTcaatggtggtgcctcatctattggatttaattccatgaacctcggggtgagagttcatggtggggTGGTGCCTCAAtataaggacgtaattccatgagggtatcttggtggtgcctcaatataaggacgtaattccacgaaggcctcgtggtggtgcctcactactaggacgtaattccacagtcttgtggtggtgcctcattatacgtatccggatagtcaagtctacAAGTCTTAAGTGGTTTGGGCATATCATGTGTGGATATCtgttaattatgtttggttTTGAACTTACCTGTTGAGTGTTATAATATAAGGATCTGTTACTCTAGTttacccttttgcttgcttGAATGTTGTGTGTGGCTTTCTccattgcgatgatcatcaattttattgatgtgagcagatgtgagaatcCTTGGCAGCGGTAAGGATAGTAGAGATGCTGCAACTTGATGGTTATGGACGGGTATTGGACTCACTATGGGCCCGCGGCTGAAGGAGTTTTATTAGTTAGATTTTCTCTTGTTCTAGACAAGAACTTGTGCTGCTTTTGAACTATTGTACTTATATTAGGCAGTGTGGtgcctattttcttttgttatgaaTAGGTTTGGAGTACCCTGTACCTTCATATACCAATTTTCGTACTCTCTAGATATTTATGTATGTGACGTTTTATTAAATtggatttatctatttaaaatgGGACATTACAGTAATTTCTTCATGTAACCTTTATAAATTAGACagataagttatttttatttaataaataattattaattatttcacataaactataataatttttacataataaaaaaacatatataaataaattaattaacaatttaCTTCTTTTCTTATACAATTTATGAACTTACGTAGAAAGTTAAGAAACTTAATCCGCAATTTCTAACCTATCAATTGAACCAAAtaagttttcaaataaaaaatgttcagcaacaattttttaaattggtgtAGTAAACTATTTAGTATTGTCATGTTAACGTCGATATCTTTAAAttaaagatagaattcgaaagATTTGatctaattattgttattagaaaatgattacatttcataattatttgACAATTAATTCTATCTATAAATATTAAGCAAAAGAAAGTGCATAATTAAGCATTTCAATTCTTAATAAGATATAACGGATTATGTATTTCTTTAACGTCATTATTTCTTATAGAATCATCTTTAAACAAGATATGATAacctaattaataaaaaatatcataaaattaatatgGAAATTacttctgataaaaaaaaagtgaaacatACAAATACTTTAGTGAAAAGTTATGAATGTGTTCCTAAAAGATGGCTGCCGGACGAATTTGGATCGGAATTGGAACATTGGCGTCCACCGTGGGGCCCGACAACTCCCCTTCAACTTTCCTTGTCCTCGACTGGGGTCTTGTTTCGGTATACCCAataagtcccacatcgcttaggagTCGAGGTCAAGCGAAATTTAAATACTCCTACCTCCCTCCactctctaaggtattttttaaggacaaaactgtGACGGAGCTAAAATGCTCCAAAGCGGACAATACTTTGGGAATGCGGTGGTTGTCcctaaataatacaaaattaagatTTCAATTTATACACTTAATATAATCTAGAATTTAACTTTTATCagtttttaaaatcatttctaATAAACAGAAAAATCAAGTCTACGAAATTTGTTCTTTTAACGTATTAAAAAAGTACCTTGTAATTGGTTATGATGTAATTAGCATAATATTTGAGAAAGAGAAATTAGTTGTAAGTTTTTCAACATCTGGTATCAGAATTCAGAAGAGTGGCAGTGCATTATTGAGCATGTCAATCCATAATCAACTTTTCTTccaatgaaagaaataaatgataaaCACATTTGCTTTTGGGAAAAGTAAGTTGTGTCTTTGAATTTTTAGGACAAGATATTTTAGGGTTTTCTCACGAAAATCACATAAAAGTAAACAATTAGTGTGAACCCAATTTCAGCACTAGAAAAATCgaaattgtttatatattgtCATAATGGATAGTGATATAATCAacaattatttcatatataatattttattttattttttcattctaccACAATTTATCGTACAATTAACACATTAGTCTTATTAGATATTCACAATGCAAGAAGATGTGAACTTTGAAAGCTGTTATtgttatgagaaaaataaagagTGATAAACAATGGTTGCTTCTTTATGGTCCTTgctatatattagttttatgagtattttttcttagtattttttttatttaattttatgtgagACTAACTTAAAGGATAATGATAATGTAATAATTCACTTTTAATAACTTCTCTTATAACTTAAGTTGACATATTTTGAGTGagtttagaatataaaaaaataaaaaaataaaaaaaccatttaaaaactgataattaaagatataaaaaaaattgtcaaaatttaattattatagtataattttttatacttaaattacttttaacaaaaagaaaggtCGAAAGAAAACAAGAGTAAAATGAATACAAAGTACATTAAAATAATCGTTGGCAGCTTAAatgtgttttttcttctttaatgcaatttttttatgtaaaagaaGGTCAAAACTCAAACGCAAAACATACATTTTTTGATTTTGAAGAATCACAATTTAATGATTACTCATTAGTTACTTTTTACATGACAAAACTTTATTACTCATAGTGGCTGGTGCTTAATACATTTGTTCCACACCGAACATGAAATTCACTATGGAAGTGTATGTACACCACATTTTGtccagtttttttttaaataataccttttaaaaataaaatttctcaaatggACCGATGAACTTTTTTATTGTGTAGGAACTGCAAATTGAAAGTGGAAATTCAATTTTCTAGAGACCGAACTTCTCATGTGTACAGTAAAAAGAAGTCGCTaacataaaagtaaaaagtGTCTAGAACATCATTTAGTTAACGTTGTTAAAGAGAATACAGACGTTAAACATGAccagtgacatttttgtaaataaaatgtcaattttaacgTCTGTCCAGATATGTTCTGATGTTTCTTAATATCTGTACATCACGCGCCAGACTTCACTCAAACTTGACGTCTATTTTCCACGCATCTGACATCACTAGACGTCAATTTTTTCACTTATTTAACATTAGTCAACGTTTGATATCCGACGTCCCACTACATattcatattattcatattgCACAACAGCCACCCGAAACCTATttggaaaattttgtttttcaaaatcttATTATTTGAGAAATAATGTGTATTTTACGAAGAAAATGAAATGTAGTAATGAGATTTGACAAAAAGGGTGACCTATATTTTCctactttttaattctttgcCTTGATTGGTAGTTGGGTTTCTGTTTGACGCAACCTAACCTAGGAAGTCAATTCATGAATGTCGCCAAATTCAATGTTTTTCATGATGCCGCATTTACCCCTTCAACAACGTCTCAATTGCTTTCtcactattattattgttaacaaTTTTATGCTTATACT carries:
- the LOC114177098 gene encoding probable indole-3-pyruvate monooxygenase YUCCA10; its protein translation is MQEEKAERVIVVGAGPSGLSAAACLRKHSIPFIILEREDCFASLWKKYSYDRLHLHLRKHFCQLPHKPFPPSFPPYVPKNHFLDYLDDYVSHFAIAPLYRRTVELAQYDGARRCWTVEARNGESGEVEKYCGRFLVVATGETSDPFVPAVEGLSSFPGKVIHSTRFKSGKEFKDENVLVVGSGNSGMEIALDLVNHGAKTSILVRSPVHFLSREMVSLGLFLLKYLSLSMVDSLMVILSTMVYGDVTKYGVRRPTEGPFYMKVKHGKYPVIDVGTYKKIKSQELKVFAAEIESVRGKDVLFKNGELHPFDSIVFCTGFKRSTNKWLKGDDYLLNDDGLPKPSYPRHWKGNNGLYCVGLSRRGFYGAAADAENIANDISFFMQQP